A region of Lycium barbarum isolate Lr01 chromosome 3, ASM1917538v2, whole genome shotgun sequence DNA encodes the following proteins:
- the LOC132632618 gene encoding uncharacterized protein LOC132632618: MENYDHRFQRTDQWMPVYSWLETLDTDEVVKSKEIIDWLTENPDVREQLNSRHSRYHLMHYIKKCHMKILKRKEKKKGPEFTKNMSLSEVQESEEVKKSVPLQTAANLSTVPKDSKIYKAKQTEALQKYEILVELEKQLSMHLPKPT, from the exons ATG GAAAATTATGATCATCGATTTCAACGAACTGATCAGTGGATGCCTGTTTATTCCTGGTTAGAGACTCTAGACACGGATGAGGTGGTTAAATCAAAAGAAATTATAGACTGGCTTACTGAGAATCCTGATGTGAGAGAACAATTAAATTCAAGGCATTCGCGTTACCATTTGATGCATTACATAAAAAAATGCCACATGAAAATTCTGAAGagaaaggagaagaagaag GGACCAGAATTCACCAAAAACATGTCTTTGTCAGAAGTTCAGGAAAGTGAAGAGGTGAAGAAATCTGTTCCACTTCAAACTGCAG CTAATTTGAGCACAGTACCTAAGGACAGCAAAATCTATAAAGCAAAGCAAACAGAAGCTTTGCAAAAATATGAGAT TCTAGTGGAGTTGGAGAAACAACTTTCGATGCACTTGCCAAAGCCAACTTGA